CATCTCTATGACTGAAATACCTGATGAGGGTAGAAAGATTACCGTAATCAAGGCTTGGGGAGCCAGCATGCATCATGGAAGTGGGAGAGTGTGGAAGAAGCCACAGATCACTGTGTAGCCAGAACTATGGGTCAGACTACAACCTTCAAAGGCTCACCCTTAGAGATCTCTTTTCTTCAgtcaggctccacctcctaaacgTTCTATAACCTTCTAGAAATCCCAGGGGAATGAACAAGTATTCAAAACATGAGAccatgggagatggctcaggttcAAACCATAGCATCCAAAACTAGATAGGTCTGAAGGGTTGGTCCAGGTGGAAGGCTAGGTACAGAGCCTGTTGGgggttcaaatctcagctctGCCACTTGCTTCATGTTCAGGATTAATCTCACTGAGCCTCCATTTCTGGCTTTGAAATGGGGAGGACACTGGTGGTCCCCATATTCATGAGAGAGTTTATGAGGCCTAATTAAGTTAGGTAGAGTTCCTGCCCAGCACACTGAAAACCTTGGGTTTGATGCCCACAATAGTGTAAGGTTAGGTGTATCAcagacctgtaatctcagcacttgagaggtagaggcaagtggatcagGGGAGCAATGTCATCATAAGCTACTTAGggaatctgaggctagcctggggtacctgagaccctgctttaaaaaataataattaagcgccgggcgtggtggcgcacgcctttaatcccagcacttgggaggtagaggcaggcggatttctgagttcgaggccagcctggtctacaaagtgagttccaggacagccagagctatacagagaaaccctgtctcgaaaaaccaaaaaaaaaataataataataattaaaataataataataaaaaagagctcCAGCAAGATTGCTGagtaggtaaagacacttgcagCCTGATGGTGCAAACtcatggcctgagtttgatcctaaaACAAGACGACTCAGTGGATGGATAAAGACATTTCCCTCCACATCTGACATCCTGGGTTCCAGCCCCCAGtacccacagggtggaaggagggaagcagTTGCTACAGATGTCTTCTGCCTCCCACACGGGTGACTTGGCATGAATGCacctatacatataaacacacacgcaATAAATAAATGCCCCAAtgaatgcaatttttaaaaaagatttattcatttattatatgtaagtacattgtagctgtcctcagatactccagaagagggcattagatttcgttatggatggttatgagccaccatgtggttgctgggatttgaactcgggaccttcagaagagcagttggcgctcttaactgctgagtcatctcaccagccccagtgaacaaaatttttaacaaatggaTTAAGCAGCTCTGGCACACAGTGGGTACCATACCATCCTCCCAACTATGCCTGAGGCTAGGCTCTGTTTGTTAGAAATAAAACAGGGTCCGGTGAGGTGTggttcctttaatcctagcactcaggagacagaggcaagtagatctctgtgagttcaaggtcagtctggtctacagagtgagttccatgatagccagggctacattcaAGAATCTGTCCCAAATTTAAAGGAAGTGGGCAGAAGTCATGTGTTCGTGTTTATAAACTATGCTCTGCACTTAGTCAGACACTGACATTCATGGCTGATGCTTGGCTTTGCACAATTATAAATCAAACTGCTTCACTTTTCCTATCTCAAGTCTCCAGTCCTTTTATTATGAAATGAGAATCTTTGTTTCTCACAGGCTTCTCTCAGGAATCTATGCATACTCAGGTTGGAGGCCAACAAGATGGCTAAGTGCATAAGAGGGCTTGTTGGCAAGcctaaggacccaagttcaatccccagaaggAGCAAACtgactcccataagttgtcccATAGCATGTGCACTGCCCCtacctctccctctgtctgtctctgtattttctgAGAGACAAACttacattttaagttttaatCACTGTGCCAAATAGATCCATGACACAAAAATGCCTCTCACTTGTAAGCcccttgcccaaggacagatacTTCCTGGAATGCTAGAGGCTATTGTTTATTGTAATAAGCTTTCTGTTTTCATGCCCCTAAACAAATTTGTCTGACCCAATTGCATGGGATGTACCTGATCACATATAAGtggatataatataatataattggTCTTTAAAGCCTCTGCAAAATGTGACTTGGAGCCATTTTCTGAGAACTCAGGAAAGGACCTGGCCAGAGTCCATCATCCTGGCTAGTATTTagttaaagcttgctttaattgtGCCTCAAAATTGTGGTTGTGGTTTATTCTCACCCAAGTGGAGGATTCTAGGATTCCCTCTCTCCGTCTCCCGCCCCCCATTCACAaaactaacaaataaataaatgtaaaaaaaaaaaaaaaaaaaaaactgctcatGTTGCCATGACAACATGTCAGAAAGAATTGAAAATGTGAGATTTGAACCCAGACATAAGAGGTGTGTTACAACCCTAGTCTAAGCCATGCAGCAGTTCCTCCATGTAAGTTAGGTATGGCCGGTCAGCGTGTGTCCTGTCCTGCAGCTTTGGTTGGAGGGATTCTGCTAAATGCAAGAGGACTTGCTGTGACTCTGTGATGTCATACGCCATTCTATTGAACAGCTCTCCTGCTGTCTCCCGTCCCTTCCCTAGTCCTCCCCGTTTCCTCCAAGGCCGACCAGGGCAGGAAGAGAGACTCAGCTCTTGAGATCCTAGACCTGTGGAAGATCATTGGTGAGTAATTGCCCCTCTGTCTCCAGCATCTTCCTCCTCCAACTCACTGCTGCTTTGGAAACTGGTGAATGTGGGCTCTACTCCTCACTCTGTCTCTTCTCAggtagagaaaatggggaaacaaTGTAATCCTGTCAACTTTTTAATTTCTCCACAAGTAAAAATATAACCTCTATCTCCATTGGGTGTGGCGGTGCATACCTGTGCCCTCGTAGTTGGGATGTAGAGGCAAGAACATTAGGAGATTGTCACCCACAGCTACGTAGTGATCTCTAAGCCAATCTAGGTTACATGGTACCCTGTCTTAACACTGCCCTCCCCCAAGGGAAAATAGAtgcagtaagatggctcagtgggtaaaggcacttgcttgtCTAGCCTGGCCACTGAGCTCCATCTCCAGGACCTataagatggaaggagagggctGACTCACATAGTTTGCctgtcctctgatctacacacctgtcacacacacacacgcacagatatatacacatcatgatggtggtgttggtgataatgatgatgatgatgaatgatCTAGGCTAGGCTTGagaagtgtttgctgtgcaagaagacccaagttcagaacCTACATCAAAAAGTTGGCAAGGTAGTATAAGTCTGTAATCTCAGTCCTGAATTCGCTGGCTGTTGGGAGCAGAAGGTCCTTGTGCCCACATCTCTCCAGAGAAACCAGAAATGTTAAGCACGCAACGGGAAAGAAAGCCCTGTTCTTCCATCCAGAAAGCTGAGAATTGATGAGATCCTGGTGCTATCCTGGTTGAGATCCTTGTGACCCACGTTATCTGTTGGGTCAGGCCTCAACAAGCTCCTGCAACTAAGAccggaggctagagagatgagtcctgagttcaattcccagcaaccacatggtggttcacgaAGACAGCTATAGCATACTcagacataaaaaaataaatctttctttttaaaaagaaaagattaaaaaaaaaaagtctggaggTGGCTGATGATCTAAATGACTCTTACAGCCAGGGACTCCTCAAGCTCCCACAACCAGGCGCAGAGTTGGCTAATAGCCTGAATGACCAAGACCAGGCCAGATACTTCCCTAGGCCCTTAAGTTAGTACAGATAGTCTATCCTTAGAaccatcttcttttttaaaaaaaattaagatcctctctttttaaatatttttgtatgtgtgtctatctatctatctatctatctatctatctatctatttaatgtatatgagtacactgtagctgtcttcacacacaccagaaaagggcatcaaatcccattacagatggttgtgagccaccatgtggttgctgggatttgaactcaggacctctggaagagcactcagggctcttaactgctgagccatctctccagcccagaatccATCTTCTTGGAATAAATGACATGGACCCTGAGTGGGACTTCCATGTAATTACGCTTCCCTGTGCACTGGGAATTATATTATACTAGGAAagaccccaccccagcccaccccaccGCAGCCCACTCAGTAATACTGGGTTTACATACCTTGAGAATAAACCGCCTCTATCAGACTCTTTACGAGGTTTGCTCCAGGTTGATGAAGCCAATATGAACCAAGTTCAGATCACTCTCATCACAGTTCTCTTCTCTGTTCTCTTCACAGTTCTCTGCCTGACgcctgtgagctccaggtttagtacccaaatcctgtctctaaaagctaaggcagagaaaaatggagaaaaaaaaaaaccctggtgtTGGCCTTTGGCTTCCACAAACACAGAAGCACATGCTTATTTCCAAAACCCCAAACAATCCGGCACTCAGTAGGACTACAGctctttcaagacagagtctggGAAGCTGGCTAGGAGGGGATCAGGGCTTCCTGTCCTCCCTGTGAGGGAGTGCAGGACTTGACCTGAGCTGCCTTCTCGTTGTCGCCTGTAGGGGGCAGTGCTGACCAGATACAGATGCCAGGTTGGCAGCCAACCTGGGTTTTACTGACATTTGGAGCTGGGTACTTCTTGGCTCCCGAAGCCAATCCCAGGTGGGCACTGCAGCATACCTGGTTTCAATCTATCCGATGCTGAGAGTATTCCCTTTCCTCTCAGTCATGGCAATCCAAAACTTCTCTAGACACTGCTAAATGTCTCACCAGGGCAAAGATtccaaggaaataaagaaagtgaATCCACGTTACGTGTATAAAGAGAGAATGTCATGGAGCCTttgcatctatctatgtatctatgtatctatgtatctatgtgtcatctatctatctatctatctatctatctatctatctatgtgtctatcatctatctaggaGGGAAACTCAGTTCaccagtcttggcagcaagtgcctttactctcTGAGCTGTCCCTACAGCCCCTCATGGTTATGTCAGTTGACCACGATGTCTTGTCCCTTTTCCTAGATGGACTTCCTTATTCCCACTCTCCAAGGATGACCAAAAGGACAATGGGAGAAACGTTTGTCAAAGCGAATACTGGAGGTAAACATGGGGTGCTCACTcttcagaccaggctggtcttgaactcacagagatccaccttcctctgcctcccaaatgttgggattaaaggtgtgtgccaccaccaaccggcctcatattaatttttaaaagtgttattattttattttttaaattgtgtatttGTGTTCACAGCATTCAGGAGTGCATCAGatgatctcctggagctggagttaccggtggttgtgagccgtctggtgcgggtgctgggaactgaactaagaTCCTTTGCAAGATCAGAATGCATTCTTagctattgagccatctctccagtacgtATTTATctagtgtgtgtgcgcgcgcgtgcgtgcgtggtGTTCGTGACCTCCACAGTGTGAACAGGAAAGTCGGGTCAGGACaacttggttctttccttccacctgtgGATCCCGGGGGATTCAACTCCAGGTACCAGGCGTAGTTACCAGGCGTAGTGGTCTgttcctttccccactgagctccATGGCTCTATatgtttctttggggggggggagggtcatAAATTGATCTGTTAAACCAAACTTGGTGTAGTGGTATACACTTTAAATGCCAGCGcctaggaggtagaagcaggaggatcagtgacTTCCAGGTCGATcacagtgagttcaaagtcaacctgggACAACAGGAGACTCTGATCATAAGCAAAGTCAAGCAAACCACATCCAACATAAGCTCTGGGTGCACAGGGGCTACCTCTGGGTGTGGCTCGTGCACAGGGGCTACCTCTGGGTGTGGCTTGTGCACAGGGGCTACCTCTGGGTGTGGCTCGTGCACAGGGGCTACCTCTGGGTGTGGCTTGTGCACAGGGGCTACCTCTGGGTGTGGCTCGTGCACAGGGGCTACCTCTGGGTGTGGCTTGTGCACAGGGGCTACCCCTGGGTGTGGCTTGCTGTCTAGTAAAATGGGAGGTTTATCCTAGGTacttggctgggtgtggtggtgcatgcctttagtcctagcacttggaaggtataGGCAGCGGAATTCTGTGAgctagaggtcagcctggtctacatagcgagttccagaacagccaggactacaaagagagaccttgtctctaaaagccaataaataaacaaacaaacaagtttttaaatgagtaaataaattttaaaaaggataaaATTATTCAAGTGTGGGATATGCACCCCCATACATGAACatactcctcccccccccccaaccaagacagggtttctctgtgtagccctgtctgtcctggaactcactctgtacaccaggctggccttgaactcaaagctccacctgcctcagcctcctgagtgctgggattaaaggggaaaTCACCACCAACTGGCTCGCATCCCCTTTTCTAACCACTAAGGACTTCATGTGGGCTCCCACCCCAGTTTTGCAGGCTTCCTCTGTAGGATCTTCACCCAACACTGTGTCTTTCTTGGATCTCAGTATTTTTCCTGTCCAAGTGAACACTCTTCCTCAGTCACAGTTTAATTCTTGGAAACCAGTACCCCATGGTTTTATTTCAACCATATCCGCTCCTTTGAGAAACgtaggctggggctggggagaagagcTCAGAGGGTTCTAGCAAACGTGATGACCTCAGCTCAGATCCCCAGTTCCCTCATAAATACTCCTGCGTTAGCCCTGTGGGgcagaggaggtggagacagagaaTCACAGCCACTTGCTGACTGCTGGCTttgctccagattcagtgagcgACTCAGTCTCCAACGAAACAGAGATAGAACAGGACAACCAACATTTTCTCATAAGAGTAAACAAGCCCGCTCAGGGCCTCTGCATCATTAGTGGTGTGGAGAATTCAAAACCCACCTGTTAGGGTCAGTGAGGTGGCTCTGAGCTATCtgagggtaaagtgcttgcccagaAAGCCAGATAACTGGGGTTTGATTGCCACCATTCAAGTCAAGGTGAAAGTGGAGAGCTAACTCCACAAAGTTGaattctgacacacacacacacacacacacacacacacacacacacactactgccatcaccatcaccacacaTACGATGCTAATAAAtaacattaattaaaaattaacccCCCTgttgctctcctcttgcagataTGCACATACTGGACAAGAATGTTCCCAAGGAAGAAGCCACCCTGGACTCAGAGAGTTAGCCATACCTCACTCCTCCTTCGTTTCCAGCtcatcctcccccacccacacccacacccacccctcccccacccccatccccaggaAGTACTCTCAACACCTTTTGCTAAGACTAAGACACTACAACTATATCCCCAAATCTCACTAAGACATGCAATATTACAAGAATTATTCTGAAGTAATTCTGGAGTGTACCTGTTTTATTGATTGTTCTTGAGCCAAGTCTAAGATGTCATCATGGGACCCCAGAGATgacccagtggttaagaacatggtttgctcttccagaggacttgagttcccAACACACATATTATCAGGCTCAAAAACACCAATAATCCTGGCACCGGGAGCTTTggtgcctctggcctccatgggcagctGCATTCACTTTCACAGATTCacgtacagacacacatacatgcacataattttaaaacaacggtaataaaaaataaatctttttttttaagataaattgggggctggagagacagcccaTGGTTAAAAGTATTtcctgctcttacaaaggacccgtGTTCTATTTTAGCATCCATGtcctgtggctcacaactgcctgaaaccccagctccagggacctAACACCCTGGCTTCCAAGGCACTTGTACTCAGGTGCTCATAGCTGCATGCAGACAACATAAAGATAGTTGTCATTGTGAGACCCCAACtcagagcgtttctccctgggaggtaaagcccctggacattccccaagcttgttttctccAATCTCTGGGGATACAACCAGAAAGAAACTCGTTgctctctatagccagcaaaaagcctttttgtttctataccttacaaccagagatgcgatACTTGTAAAAAGACCTAGTCAGGTGcttgcctggctccctgtgccaaggacacggagataaaaattcacaaagaagagctataactcactccccactcctcatgctttgtaattttaccaaggacacccGGCAAAGAAGAGCTGtagcccaactcctcccaattcctcagctagctgttaaaagccccctactgttaccgCTCGGGGTGAACTCTCCTGCCCTGCACctcagaaggagtttgtcctcagctagctgataaaaaagcctcttgcagtttgcatcaggtgtggtttttttctcaagtcattggggtgccgGCCAGCTCTTcccaggacttgagtggaggcccagcttcagGGGTCTTACATCATTAAGGAACCTAAGAGTAATGTGAGGACTCTTGGGGAAGGTGTGTAATCATAGAACATTCTTACAATATAGTCTGGCTAACAGCATCCCCACCCCCGCTACCCCCCTTGCGCATGCCTGAGTGTGCAcacaagtgtggaggtcagaagacagctctaGGGAGTTGATTCACTCCTTCCATCTTGTGAGTTCTAGGAATCAGCCTCAAGGTTACCAAACTtggcttgctgagccatctcacctgcccaaaCTGGGATAATCCTCTGGGTTCCATCACAGTCTCAGTGGCCGTTTTGCTGCCATGAAAGGCTTGAAATTATGGTTGCTTCTTCCCTGGCCTAACATCAGAGGAGGCCATTTTGTGCTCCAGATCTTACAAGGCACTGAAGACCTCGGGGCCAGCCTCAGTACCAAGTGCCAGGCTCTGCCCATCCCTGCCCCCCATCCTGCTCCTAGCTCCGTctgcatctcccccccccccccagcagaacAGCTGAACAGGTTTCCTTAACCCCATGCTCCCCTACCCGTTCCTTTTCCAAACAGCTGGGCGGATGTGGGGCTGGGACTAGGGGTGGGAGAGGATTTCTCTGCAGCCACCATCTCCCGGGCCTTCATCTTCCGGTTGAGGAGCATCTCTGCTAGGCTAAGGTGGTGGTGGGTTGGAGTCTTGCGCAAACTGAAAACAGTGAGTTGCCCGGACTGAAATCCAAGGTGAAAATCCAAGGAAGAAAAGGGTGTGTCTGTTTGGAACACATGCTAAGTAAGCCAATACTCAGTCCCAACCAGAGAAGAGACCTCCTGCGGTGGGTTTGGAACGCCAAGCTTCCAAACTTAGTTGGTTACAGATGTTAAACCCAGCTAAAAGGTGAGAAAATTGTCTAGCAGGTGTGGATGGGCCTATCCTTGTTTAGTAAGTGTGgactctgggtttgatctccagctaAAGTCAGGTGTGTGGTGCACCCGTATcgggcagctcacaacagcctgtgactccatctccaggggatctggtgtcctctcctggcttccaCGGGCAGCATCACTCAGGTGTACaagctcacatacatacacataattaaaataaataaataaaaataaaatcttaaattacTATGatacccttctttcttccttttttcatgATACaagctctgtgtctctgtctgtctgtcatctcttctcttttgtttttctcttggactgctcttttaaaaatctcagaaatataggagcaggagaggtggctcagtggttaaaagcactggctgctcttccagagaacccaggttcaattcccagcacccacatggcagctgacaacCCTCTGTAACTGCAATCCtgggggatctaacaccctcttctgaccttgtgTACCAGGCATGCttgttgtgcacatacacatgtggccCATATGTATAaaagaaagtttttttaaaaattaaaaatctcagAGAGGTATTGGAAATATGGCTCAGTTAAgaatactgctcttccagaacacccatgtggtggctcacaaccacctcatagctccagttccaaaggTTCAGATACCTGGCCTTTATGGGTATATGTGTACTGTACAGACAAGCAAAGCACccctatacacaaaataaaaatagattgacatttaaataaataaaatcagagataCAACGGCCTGGTTATTGTATTCGTCTCCTTTTTAAATTATCATCATAGTCCTCGTCATTGTTATtactttgagataggatctcatgtaggccaggctgcccCCAAAATTGCTATGTGATCAAGAATACTTTGAATTTCTAAGCCTCCTGCATCCATCTGTTAAAGTACtgttgttgtgattataaaaagataaagaaatattaaaatatgttctatgggggtgtggtgaggtacaGGGGAAGGGGATGTCTCCACGGGCACATGTCAAGGcaccccttccccctgagggaccagtcacACGATGGTATAGCATAGAATAGagcttattcagggcatggggaggggagttaagagagtagtagaggcagagaaaggcagagagaaggagagaggccagccatgaccacttggagagagagaggaagggaagggggagagagggcaagagtaagagaggcaagagtaagagaggaggggtcaagcagccccttttatagtgggccaggcc
This Mus musculus strain C57BL/6J chromosome 7, GRCm38.p6 C57BL/6J DNA region includes the following protein-coding sequences:
- the Galp gene encoding galanin-like peptide preproprotein, with translation MACSVHLVLFLTILLSLAETPESAPAHRGRGGWTLNSAGYLLGPVLPVSSKADQGRKRDSALEILDLWKIIDGLPYSHSPRMTKRTMGETFVKANTGDMHILDKNVPKEEATLDSES